A genome region from Carya illinoinensis cultivar Pawnee chromosome 2, C.illinoinensisPawnee_v1, whole genome shotgun sequence includes the following:
- the LOC122301197 gene encoding tubby-like protein 8, whose protein sequence is MTGCKRSSMPRQSSYSSLYVNPLNDLRHSRSSSEGGGGFCSTPRIFTDNKENDVPNRKQDEKPVFFGTDKENVVPPNGFGTPKRFTGMKSLSTNGRVLKPSSLQFCMQMNEPEKAFGSKIWDPAESETSSSLNIWDYSDSEAAPASSWSTLPNRSLLCRPLPPDIGRCTCVIVKEESPEGLHGGTLYALYTNEGQGRQNRKLAVAHHKRNNGKSVFTIAQNTKGILSSMDDSFIGAVTSNLMGSKYHIWDQGKRLNALTNQSKSLLAVVRFMTTIATCTGSYRSMMVYIPKHQSMQLKNTTQVQHIHGLPKDWEGKVDKVHQLFSRVPHYNKISKQNELDYRDRGRAGLRIQSSVKNFQLTLEENGKQSILQLGRVGKSKYVMDYRYPLTGFQAFCVCLASMDSKLCCMV, encoded by the exons ATGACTGGGTGCAAGAGATCTTCAATGCCACGGCAATCCTCGTACAGTTCCCTCTATGTCAACCCTCTCAATGACCTCAGGCACAGCCGCAGCAGCAGTGAAGGCGGTGGGGGCTTCTGCTCAACCCCACGTATATTTACCGACAACAAAGAGAACGATGTGCCCAACAGGAAACAAGACGAGAAGCCTGTCTTTTTTGGTACTGACAAAGAAAATGTGGTGCCCCCAAATGGGTTTGGTACGCCCAAGCGGTTCACCGGCATGAAGTCTCTCTCCACAAACGGCAGGGTATTGAAGCCATCCTCGCTTCAGTTTTGCATGCAAATGAATGAGCCTGAGAAGGCTTTTGGGTCGAAAATTTGGGACCCTGCCGAATCGGAAACCTCCAGTTCTTTGAATATTTGGGACTACTCCGATTCTGAGGCTGCCCCGGCTTCTTCTTGGTCTACACTGCCTAATAG GTCTTTGTTGTGTAGGCCATTACCTCCGGATATAGGAAGGTGTACTTGTGTAATTGTGAAAGAAGAATCGCCGGAGGGACTACATGGGGGTACTCTATACGCTCTTTATACGAAT GAAGGTCAGGGACGACAGAATCGGAAACTAGCTGTTGCCCACCACAAGAGGAATAACGGGAAGTCCGTGTTCACCATAGCTCAGAATACAAAAGGAATATTGTCTAGTATGGATGATAGTTTTATTGGGGCCGTCACATCTAACCTCATGGGTTCTAAATACCATATTTGGGATCAG GGGAAACGCCTTAATGCCCTAACAAATCAATCTAAATCACTTCTAGCTGTTGTCAG ATTCATGACTACAATAGCCACTTGTACCGGTAGTTACAGAAGTATGATGGTATACATACCCAAGCATCAATCCATGCAGCTTAAGAACACAACTCAG GTACAACACATTCATGGACTGCCAAAGGATTGGGAGGGAAAAGTGGACAAAGTTCATCAGCTATTCTCAAGAGTTCCGCATTACAATAAA ATTTCAAAGCAAAATGAGTTAGACTATAGAGACAGGGGAAGAGCTGGACTTAGAATCCAGAGCTCTGTAAAGAATTTCCAGCTGACTTTAGAG GAGAATGGAAAACAATCAATCCTGCAGCTTGGAAGAGTGGGGAAGTCAAAGTACGTGATGGATTACAG ATATCCTTTGACGGGTTTCCAAGCATTTTGCGTATGTTTGGCTTCTATGGATTCTAAGCTTTGTTGCATGGTGTAA